TGTGCACTATCGCGTACGCGCCACCAATGTCCGTCATAATCTCGTTTACCCATTTTATCTTGAAGAGGGAGCAGCCGCGTGAAGCCGTCAATCCGACAACTGCTCGACTCCCGCGACGCTTTGCAGATTGTGAAAGAAATCCTGGCGCGACGGCCGGGCTACCTGCCAGAGTGGGAACCACCGGAGAAAGGAGCCGACGTTGCGCTGCTGTGGATTTTTGCCCGCTATCTGGAGGCCATCCTTCAGCGCTTGAACCAGGCGCCGGGAAAAAACAAGCTGGCGTTTTTGGATGGGGTGGGAATTGACCTCATTCCCGCTCAGGCCGCGCGCGCGCCGATGGTTTTTCAGTTGTCAGCGCAGGCAAGTGATGGCCGGGTTCCGGCGGGAACACGACTGGTCTCTCCGCCACCACTGGAAAGTACCCAGCAAATTATTTTCGAGACCGAGCGGGCGGCGGGATTGGCAGCGGCGCGGATAACTGAAGTCATCAGTCTGTGGCCGGGGAGAGATCAGTATATCAACCACAGTGCGGATTTTTTGGCAGGCAAATCCTTTCAGCCGTTCAAGAAATTGCGATTGCAAGACACGCCTCATATCATCTACCTTGCGCACAATGTTCTCCTGGCGCTGGCCGGAAAAGTGAATCTCGACGTGGAGTTCGAGCTGACCCAACTCAGCACCGAGCCTCTCGATATTCTTTGGGAATACTGGGACGGCCAGATCTGGCGCGGATTCAAAGCCATGCATCCGACCTGCATGGAGGTCAGGCAGCAAAAACTGGATGGCACCAACGGCTTGACCCGCAGCGGCCGCTTCCGTCTGGAAACCGATTGCGCCGAGACCGCTAAAACTGCGGTGAATGGCATTGAAGCTTTTTGGATTCGCGGACGGTTGACGGAACCCCTGCCGCCGGATCCGGTCAAAGTCCTCCCCGAGGTGGAAGCTGTACGATTGAGCAATGTCATCGATCAGTCGCTCAAAGCTTCCTTGACACCTTTGGTTCAATATGTCGCGTCATCTAGTGGTGCTGCGAGACAAATATCGGGTGTCGTGATCAATGAAGCCGGGCAGCCACTAGCGGGCGTTGAGGTAAGGCTAACCAGTCCCGATGACCCTAATTTCACGCAAGTCACTGCCACGACCAATCAAAACGGAAATTATACGTTTCCTAATGTTGCACCCGGAAAGACATACGAGATCGAAATTCCATTTTCCAACCTGCTCGCGTCTGTCAGGCAGCAATTTGTTGATAATGGTCTAGACCTCGAGCTCAATCTCACCTTGAACATCCTTGGCCTCAGCCCGGACAAAGCTTTTGCCGATGCGGAGGCGCTGGATGTATCGAAACCGTTCCATCCCTTGGGTTTGCAGCCTCAGCCGGGTTCAACGTTCTATTTCCATAACGAGGAAATTTTCAACAAGCCAGGGGCGAGGGTGCGAATCGCTATCATTCCCACCAGGACACCGCAAGATGATCAGGCGATAACCGGAGCAACGCTTCTTGCCCACACGGTCTCCTGGGAATATTGGAACGGGCGCGAATGGCTCGCGCTATTGATTTATTCCAATAATCCGAGCGTTCCAACTCAGAAGTCGCCTTTGGATTTCAGCAAAACGGATGTGATCGAGCTGCAGATTCCGCCGGATCTGGAGAAAACCACGGTCAACGATGAAGAAGCCCGGTGGATGCGGGTCCGGCTGGTGAGTGGGGGTTTTGGATTTAAGCAGACCTTAACCTTCAACAGCAACACCTTCACTTATGTCATCAGCCAGCCACCGGCGTTAGTTGTCTTTCCTCTCGGCTACACCTGGCAATACGGCCCATTTCATCCGGAGCAGGTTTTGACCTACAATGATTTTCAATACGAAGATCGTACCGCAGAAGCGAGTTTGCCGGGAAGAACGTTTCAACCGTTCAAACCGGTGAGCGATGTCACTCCAGCCCTCTACCTGGGTTTCGACAAAAAATTGCCGGTCGATCGTCTCAATCTCTTTTTTGACATTCTTGAACAACGCGAAGAGTCGCAGGGCCCGGCGCTGTTGTGGGAATATTGGAACGGCAGCTCATGGCGCAATTTGCCGGTCGAGGATGAAACCCGTTACTTGCGCATTCCGGGCATGGTCTCCTTCATTGCCGCTGAAGACAGCCAGCCCCTGGCCCGTTTCAACGCGTCCTTGCATTGGCTGCGCGCCCGGCTCAAAGAGGATGGGCCGCCCGGCGAGCCGATGGTGAATAACATTTTTCCCAATGCGGTTTGGGCAGCGCAGCGGCAAACCATCACCGACGAACCTCTGGGCGCCAGCAACGGACAGCCCAATCAGGTTTTTGCTTTTCGCCAGATTCCGATTTTGGAGGGAGAACGCATCGAGGTGCGTGAGCTGGCGGGCGCGCGCGCCAATGTCGAATGGCGAATGGTGGCCATGGAGCTTTTCGGCGGCAATGCCCGCATCGTTCAAGAGCTGGAAGACCGCCTGGGCAGCGAAGGAGCACAGACCGATATCGAAAAAGGTGATTTGCGCTTGCGGCGCGACCGCAACAAGAAGGTCACTGAAGTTTGGGTGCGCTGGGAAAGCCGGCGCCATCTTTTTCTCTCCGGCCCCGATGATCGCCACTACGTTTTGGAACGCGCCCGCGGCCGGCTGCTCTTCGGCGATGGCGGGCGGGGAAAGATTCCACCGTTGGGAGCAGCGATTTTGGCGAAACAGTATCGCTCCGGGGGCGGGCTTGCCGGCAACGTGGCAGCCAGGAGCATCACCCAAATGCAGGGCGCCATCGGCGGACTTGAGACGGTTTTCAATCCCTCGCCTGCCGAAGGAGGCGCCGATGCGGAAACCCTGGAACGGTTCAGCCACCGCGGGCCGCAGACGTTGCGCCATCGCGGACGTGCACTTTCAGCGCGTGATTACGAAACCATGGCCAAAGAAGCTTCTCCCGCGGTGGCCGTGGCTCGTGCGATTCCGACAACCGATGCCAACGGCCGCAAACGGCCGGGTTGGGTGACGGTGTTGATTATTCCCCAAAGCCGGGAGCCACGGCCCCAGCCCTCTTTTGGTTTGCGGGAGCAGGTGCGAAAGTTCATCGCAGCGCACGCGGCGGCGGATTTGGCTGCGGCCAACCGGATTTATATCACCGGGCCGGAGTATTTTCCGATCGACGTTCAAGTCACCATCATCCCGCTTGCTCCTGCTGAAGCCGGTGCGGTGGAAGACCGGGCCCGCGCCGCCTTGGAAAATTTTCTCCATCCCTTGCACGGCGGTCCCGAAGGCAATGGCTGGGAACTGGGCCGGGATGTTTTTCTCTCGGACGTCGCCGCGGTTTTGGAACGGGTGGAGGGCGTTGACTTTGTGAAGGAATTGACCCTCTTGTGGAACGGAGCGCCGCAAGGGGAAAGCCTCAAAGTGCCGGAAGATCGCATCGTGGTCGCCGGCGAGATCAGAATCAAGTTAACATGATCCAAAACTACGGTAGGTCATTGCGCAGCAAAAGTTGGAAAAAATTGTGAGTTTTTATGTCCAACGGATAAACGCTGCCAACGGATTTAAAGGCAAAACGATTTGGGGCAAAATCATTAAATAAGGTATGAGTTCAGCCATCTGAACCGGAGTGTAATGCTTTAGCATCAAATCCGATGCTGTCCCGTTTGTGGGACTCAAGTTTTCAGCTTGCCTGAAAATCTTGTTTAGACCCTTGTGAGATAGAGATGCCTTTACCACTGCCAAATCTCGATGATCGTCGCTGGATTGATCTGGTCGAAGAAGGCCGGGCCTTGATCCCGCTTTATGCGCCGGAATGGACCGATCACAATATCCACGATCCGGGAATCACGTTGATCGAGCTTCTCGCCTGGATCGCAGAGATGGATATCTACCAGCTCAACCGCATTCCGGAAGCGCACCGGCGCAAGTTCCTGGCGCTCATTGGCCGCCGGCCCGAACCGCCACGCCCGGCGCACTCGGTGCTGCGTTTTGCCTAGCCGGACACGAACACCACTCTGCACTTGCCAGCCGGCCTCATGTTTGCAGGAAATGACGCTTTCGGACAGCGGACTCTTTTCCGAAATTTGGCCGCACTTGACGTTATATCAAATCAATTGCTTGCCATTCAGGTCGCGGACGAAAAGGGATTTCGTGATCTGTCTTCTCGTTTGCAGCTTGGAGAGCCAATTGAGATTTTCGGTGACAACCCCAGGCCCGGCGCCACGCTGTATTTGGGTTTTTGCCGCTCGTTGCCGCCGGGAGTGCCGGTAAGCCTGTTTTTCACGTTTTCTCATTCCCGCTCCGGGATCGAAGAACGCCAGCGGCTGATCGCGGAAATCAGAGCGCGCAAAAAGGCCTGTGCTCCACCAAGATTGCCTGATAAATGTCAGCCGCCATTGCCCCTTTCTCTTAAAGAGCAAACTGAAGAAACGCCGCCACATCATTCGGTTTATACGGTCTGGGAATTCTTCAATGAACAGGAAGAATGGCAGCGTTTGGATCCGACAGCCGGTGAGGTCGAAGATGACACGCGGGCGTTTACATTGAATGGCCGCGTGCTCGTCAAGATTCCGGTTGCAATGGGGAAGAAATCCAAATCCGATTTTTATTACCTGCGTTGTCGTTTTGTGGCTGGCGCTTACGAGGCGCCGCCAATCATGCAAAATATCACATTGAATGGCGTTGAAGTCGAGCAGGCCACTCCTGTCGGCGTAGTGAAATGGACGATTGCCAGGGCAGTTGCGGCAGAAGGACTGGAACCGGCGCCCGGGGAGAGCGTGGGCTTGCTTTTACAATTCAACGCGCAAGGAGAAATCTCTCAGCTCGCCTTCGTGAGGGATAATGAAACGTTGCCCACCTTCATGGTGCTGGAATACAAAAAGGCATCCGTCACACAAACCGGAGAACTGAGCATCGCGGCAGAATTGCTCGGCTACGGCGCCGGAACGCCGCAGCAACAATTCACTTTATCTGAGAAGCCCGTGCAGGAATCCGGCTTCGGCTTGTTCACTCTCGAGCAGGAGGGATGGCGCATCTGGACTCTTCGCCCTGACTTCGATGCCTCGAGCCGCAGCGATCCGCACTTCCTTCTTGATGCGACCCAAGGGCTGGTGACCTTCGGTGATGGCGAAAAGGGACGGGTGTTGCCAAAAGACGTTCCCGTTTTCGTCACGTATCGCGCCACGCGGGCAGAAGCTGGAAATCTTCCAAAGAAAACGATTGTCAAATTGGTTGATTCAGTCCATAATCGCGCCTTATTGAAGAATGATTTTGACCGGGCGAAAAGAGAACTCGTCGTCACCAATCCGCTTGCGGCTGCGGGCGGCGCTGCCGCCGAGACCGTCACACAGGCGGCAGGTCGCGCCCTGGAATGGCTGCAAAAGCCGCAGCGGGCCGTAACGTTGGCGGATTATGAAACCTTGGCCAAAGAAACGCCCGGGGTGCAATTGGCGCGCGTTTCGGCTCGCCCGAATATTCATCCCAATTTTCCGTGTTGCAAGGCGCCGGGCATAATCACGCTCATCGTTTTGCCCTATCTGCCGCGTGCGCGGCCGATGCCCAGCCGGGAGCTTCGGCAGACCGTGGCAGCTTATCTCAACCGGCGCCGGGTGATCGGAACGCGCGTGGAGGTGGTCGGGCCACAGTATCTGAAAATTGCCGTGCGTGCACAGGTCCGGGCCTGTGTGGGAATAAACATATCCGAGCTCCGGCAAAAGATCATCGCCGCGCTGAATCTTTTTTTTCATCCGCTCGAGGGCGGCCCCGATGGTAACGGTTGGCCTTTTGGCCGGGAGGTCTATCGTTCGGAAGTGTTGCAGGTGATTGACGAAACCGAAGGCGTGGATCATGTGCTTTCGTTGGAGCTGATTGCCGCAGACGGCGAGCCGCAATGCGGCAATATTTGCCTGGGCCCATTCGGCTTGGTGGAGGCCGGCCAGCATCAAATCGAAGTGGTGGGCAGCTTCCGCGGAAGTATTGGCCCCCGCCGGAGATCGTGCAACGATTGGTTGTAACTGGAGCAAATCAATGTCTGATCTTTGTGCAACGGAATTGCAACGGGTGCGCTATTGGCAAGGCCAGACGCTGCGCAGCCGTGACCTCAACGACCAGCTTGCCATCGAAGCGCAACGACGCTGGTGGCACAACCGCGCCGTGCACAACGCCTTTGGCCTGAGCTTGGGGCTGCAAACATCCTCCGTGCTCGACGCCAATAATGTAATGACCGCCGTTCGTGTCACCTGCGGGGTGGCTTATGACTGCTTCGGAAGGGAATTGATTCTGCGGAGCACGCAGGAAGTTCCGGTTCCGGCCATGCCGCCGGAAGATGAAAACGCCATGACCCTGCTCATCCGATATAAAGATGCCGCGCAATTTCCCAAGAGAAATGAAATCGCCAGTGCCTGGATCGGGCCTGAATTTTCGTCATTGCAAGCGCAAGCGGAATTGGTGTGGAAGCCCTCGCATGCCGTGGAGGTCCGGGACGGCGTTCCCTTGGCGCGCGTGAATTATTCTGGCAAACTCCCTTCCCTCGATCCCGAATTTACCCCGGCGCTTTCCAAACCGCTCGCCCGACCTTGTATCGCCCGTGGCGCCACCATTCCCGGAAATACGCCGTGGAAACTATGGAGCATTCAAGATAGAACCGGGCAGCCAATCAAGCTGGGGTTTGAGGCCGAGATCGATACCTCTGCGGCCGGCTTTACACAAGTACCCTGTTACTTTGCCTGGCTGCAAGGGCCACTGTGGGATCAGATTCGCGGAGAGTTCTTTCCAGCTCCTTTTGCGCATATCGATGCGGCCTCCATCAAGGGTTTCACTTTTCGTCTTTGGATGCCACATCTCGATATCCCGAGTTTAACGAGAAGAAAGACGACGAAGGAAAATTTTGACACCGAGTTTTTGGCCTTTGCGCAGCGGCAAAAACTCTTTGTCTGCTGGCTGGGGATTCAGCCGGAATTCATACATGATGAAAAAGTTTGCAAATAGGTGACGCCATGGAAATTCCTGGACAGACCCGTTTTCTCGAGCGGCTGCAATTCTTCAACGGCCAGCGGTTCTTTGCCTCGGACTTGCAGGGAGTGGAAGCTTTCAACCGGGAGATGCGCTGGCTGCACAATCAAAGCCTGCATCAGCCGGGCATCGGCAGCGGCTTTGCGGTCATCGGCAAGAAAGGCGCTCGTGAAGTCACGATCATGCCGGGTTATGTTATCGATGCACTCGGCCGGGAGATCGTACTGACCGAGAGCTGGGTTCAACAAATTCCGCCGGTGGCCGGTGAGGACGATGGCGCGCCGGTCTTTTTTGCTCTCACCGTCTCCTATCCTGCCGACTCGGATTTGGAAGAGGCCGAGACACGGGAGGGAATTTGCCTGCCGCGGGGTGTGGTTCGTTTGCGCGAACAGCCCATTTTTTGCTGGGTGAAGTTGGATGGCAACGGCCAGCCCGTGGATGTGAGACTCAAACAAGACGTTCTCACCGGCATGAAGATCGTGCTGGCGCGAGCCGAAGTGCTGAATTGCCAGTTGAACAAGGACCTTTCCGTTGTGCAGCGCCGCAGCGCCCGGCCGGCCAAGCAGCCGTACATTGCATGTGGCGTGGTTGATCCCACGGCCTGGAAACTTAGTGATAATTGGGCAGGCTCCCTTGTCCAGCCAACCATCATTCCGCGCGACTTGAGTGCAAAGATTGAAACCGATGCCGCAGGCTTTGTCACCACCCCTTGCTATTCGGCACATATCTTGGGGCCGAGGAAAAAACGAGTGACCGTGCCGGCGGGCGAATTTGGGACCTCATCTGTCGTTGAAATTGTGATCGATGGCCTCGTCAATATTGTTGACCCGCAGCCCAAAAGTTTTGTCGTCAATGTCCTGCTCTTGGCACAATCCCTGGCGAAGGATGAATCAAAAGTAGATATCAATCAGGCGCTTTTTTCCGATTGGCACATTGTCTGGATGGGCATCGAGGGCTAAAATGAACGGAAATGACAAAAACAATTTCTTCTATCTGAATCGCGACAACCGCTGGCCCGGCTTTCACCTCAACAACGTGGAAATCAACCCGCAGGGCGAGCTGCAACTGCGCGCCGTACCCCGAGCCATTCGCGTTCTGCCTGAAAACCTTGCGAGCTTGCTGCCGCCGGATCTACCAGCAGGCATCGCCGCTGCTGCTGATGGAACCATTTTTCTCAGTGACTCGGAGAACCA
The window above is part of the candidate division KSB1 bacterium genome. Proteins encoded here:
- a CDS encoding putative baseplate assembly protein, which produces MFAGNDAFGQRTLFRNLAALDVISNQLLAIQVADEKGFRDLSSRLQLGEPIEIFGDNPRPGATLYLGFCRSLPPGVPVSLFFTFSHSRSGIEERQRLIAEIRARKKACAPPRLPDKCQPPLPLSLKEQTEETPPHHSVYTVWEFFNEQEEWQRLDPTAGEVEDDTRAFTLNGRVLVKIPVAMGKKSKSDFYYLRCRFVAGAYEAPPIMQNITLNGVEVEQATPVGVVKWTIARAVAAEGLEPAPGESVGLLLQFNAQGEISQLAFVRDNETLPTFMVLEYKKASVTQTGELSIAAELLGYGAGTPQQQFTLSEKPVQESGFGLFTLEQEGWRIWTLRPDFDASSRSDPHFLLDATQGLVTFGDGEKGRVLPKDVPVFVTYRATRAEAGNLPKKTIVKLVDSVHNRALLKNDFDRAKRELVVTNPLAAAGGAAAETVTQAAGRALEWLQKPQRAVTLADYETLAKETPGVQLARVSARPNIHPNFPCCKAPGIITLIVLPYLPRARPMPSRELRQTVAAYLNRRRVIGTRVEVVGPQYLKIAVRAQVRACVGINISELRQKIIAALNLFFHPLEGGPDGNGWPFGREVYRSEVLQVIDETEGVDHVLSLELIAADGEPQCGNICLGPFGLVEAGQHQIEVVGSFRGSIGPRRRSCNDWL
- a CDS encoding putative baseplate assembly protein; translated protein: MKPSIRQLLDSRDALQIVKEILARRPGYLPEWEPPEKGADVALLWIFARYLEAILQRLNQAPGKNKLAFLDGVGIDLIPAQAARAPMVFQLSAQASDGRVPAGTRLVSPPPLESTQQIIFETERAAGLAAARITEVISLWPGRDQYINHSADFLAGKSFQPFKKLRLQDTPHIIYLAHNVLLALAGKVNLDVEFELTQLSTEPLDILWEYWDGQIWRGFKAMHPTCMEVRQQKLDGTNGLTRSGRFRLETDCAETAKTAVNGIEAFWIRGRLTEPLPPDPVKVLPEVEAVRLSNVIDQSLKASLTPLVQYVASSSGAARQISGVVINEAGQPLAGVEVRLTSPDDPNFTQVTATTNQNGNYTFPNVAPGKTYEIEIPFSNLLASVRQQFVDNGLDLELNLTLNILGLSPDKAFADAEALDVSKPFHPLGLQPQPGSTFYFHNEEIFNKPGARVRIAIIPTRTPQDDQAITGATLLAHTVSWEYWNGREWLALLIYSNNPSVPTQKSPLDFSKTDVIELQIPPDLEKTTVNDEEARWMRVRLVSGGFGFKQTLTFNSNTFTYVISQPPALVVFPLGYTWQYGPFHPEQVLTYNDFQYEDRTAEASLPGRTFQPFKPVSDVTPALYLGFDKKLPVDRLNLFFDILEQREESQGPALLWEYWNGSSWRNLPVEDETRYLRIPGMVSFIAAEDSQPLARFNASLHWLRARLKEDGPPGEPMVNNIFPNAVWAAQRQTITDEPLGASNGQPNQVFAFRQIPILEGERIEVRELAGARANVEWRMVAMELFGGNARIVQELEDRLGSEGAQTDIEKGDLRLRRDRNKKVTEVWVRWESRRHLFLSGPDDRHYVLERARGRLLFGDGGRGKIPPLGAAILAKQYRSGGGLAGNVAARSITQMQGAIGGLETVFNPSPAEGGADAETLERFSHRGPQTLRHRGRALSARDYETMAKEASPAVAVARAIPTTDANGRKRPGWVTVLIIPQSREPRPQPSFGLREQVRKFIAAHAAADLAAANRIYITGPEYFPIDVQVTIIPLAPAEAGAVEDRARAALENFLHPLHGGPEGNGWELGRDVFLSDVAAVLERVEGVDFVKELTLLWNGAPQGESLKVPEDRIVVAGEIRIKLT